Proteins encoded by one window of Ursus arctos isolate Adak ecotype North America unplaced genomic scaffold, UrsArc2.0 scaffold_22, whole genome shotgun sequence:
- the TLCD5 gene encoding TLC domain-containing protein 5 isoform X1 produces the protein MALALCLQVLCSLGGWLSLYVSFCRLNKHRSYEWSCRLVTFTHGILSIGLSAYIGFIDGPWPFTHPGSPNTPLQVHVLCLTLGYFIFDLGWCVYFQSEGPLMLAHHTLSILGIIMALVLGESGTEVNAVLFGSEITNPLLQMRWFLRETGHYHSFTGDVVDFLFVALFTGVRIGVGARLLFCEMVSPKPKWFVKVGGVAMYAVSWCFMFSIWRFAWRKSIKKYHAWRSRRSEERQLKSNGHLKTH, from the exons ATGGCATTAGCTCTGTGTCTGCAGGTGCTATGCAGCCTGGGGGGCTGGCTCTCACTCTACGTTTCTTTCTGCCGCCTGAATAAGCACCGAAGCTATGAGTGGAGCTGCCGGCTGGTGACGTTCACCCATGGAATCCTCTCCATAGGCCTCTCGGCTTATATTGGCTTCATTGATGGCCCCTGGCCTTTTACCCACCCAG GCTCACCCAATACTCCTCTCCAAGTGCACGTTCTGTGTCTCACCTTGGGCTATTTCATCTTCGACCTGGGCTGGTGCGTCTACTTCCAGTCTGAGGGGCCCCTGATGCTGGCCCACCACACACTGAGTATCCTGGGCATCATCATGGCCCTGGTGCTCGGAGAGTCAGGCACAGAGGTCAACGCGGTCCTCTTTGGAAGTGAGATTACCAACCCTTTGCTACAGATGCGCTGGTTTCTCCGTGAAACAGGCCACTACCACAGCTTCACTGGAGATGTGGTGGACTTCCTCTTTGTGGCCCTGTTTACTGGAGTGAGGATTGGTGTAGGCGCTCGcctccttttctgtgaaatggtCTCCCCCAAGCCCAAGTGGTTTGTGAAGGTTGGGGGAGTAGCAATGTACGCTGTGTCTTGGTGTTTCATGTTTAGCATCTGGCGCTTTGCGTGGAGGAAAAGCATCAAGAAGTACCATGCCTGGAGAAGCAGGCGGAGCGAGGAGCGGCAGCTGAAGTCCAACGGCCATCTCAAAACACACTAG
- the TLCD5 gene encoding TLC domain-containing protein 5 isoform X2, translating to MLAHHTLSILGIIMALVLGESGTEVNAVLFGSEITNPLLQMRWFLRETGHYHSFTGDVVDFLFVALFTGVRIGVGARLLFCEMVSPKPKWFVKVGGVAMYAVSWCFMFSIWRFAWRKSIKKYHAWRSRRSEERQLKSNGHLKTH from the coding sequence ATGCTGGCCCACCACACACTGAGTATCCTGGGCATCATCATGGCCCTGGTGCTCGGAGAGTCAGGCACAGAGGTCAACGCGGTCCTCTTTGGAAGTGAGATTACCAACCCTTTGCTACAGATGCGCTGGTTTCTCCGTGAAACAGGCCACTACCACAGCTTCACTGGAGATGTGGTGGACTTCCTCTTTGTGGCCCTGTTTACTGGAGTGAGGATTGGTGTAGGCGCTCGcctccttttctgtgaaatggtCTCCCCCAAGCCCAAGTGGTTTGTGAAGGTTGGGGGAGTAGCAATGTACGCTGTGTCTTGGTGTTTCATGTTTAGCATCTGGCGCTTTGCGTGGAGGAAAAGCATCAAGAAGTACCATGCCTGGAGAAGCAGGCGGAGCGAGGAGCGGCAGCTGAAGTCCAACGGCCATCTCAAAACACACTAG